DNA from Rosa rugosa chromosome 6, drRosRugo1.1, whole genome shotgun sequence:
CATTCTTGAAAAtccatatactttattatgaatgatttctatagattttctagtaaataaaaataaaaaacaaataacACAACCAATGCAAAgcaagataataactcgttgcCTATTCAATGGTCGAGTATCTTCTAGTAGAacttgactcaaatgaatgattattactctgtctagctagtttgttctcatttctaatctcccaatcaacttaaagatacaatatagatcacttgatgcttatgattaattattctcatcaattttgttttcgcctattaacatatatcacaaaaatattgatcaatgtcttgatctataatcaatcaattgaaattcaattgttcaagctttccttgaacaatgatataaattaaaatcgatgagaataattaattaataagacaaAACCTAGTATTTcatagcaacactattcaaggttttaggggtagaccacaatatttgggtcttagggtttcataaatcattttttattgcaaattagggtttcaagtatcacaattgaacaaaaaaaaaatcacattcaacaactacaatgaacatgttaggtatcaaaaaatattgatatcatgaaagattagagaaaagagaagaagaaacaagaaagagagaCGATAGATAACCAACCTCTTTGCGTGCAGAGAGAAAACTTTgatagatttaaaaaaaaaaaaaaaagtctttgatagactttttcaaatctttggtcttgtggctagaaaattattggaatttggtatgtatagttaacactacaaagtccataagtatgaatgaaattttgaatacctctgaacttttattcatttttaaaagtcttaattgaatacccctagattttggtggaattcataaagCCTTTAAAAATTCTAATCGAATAccccaagactttcatggactgctgaaagtctatattgaatacacccagacttttaaattccatagatttcttaaaaagttccactaattccatatacaatacaccccccaaagaataaaaatgatttttccaCGCTGctattttgttttattattattatatattttttttttgctattcaAACAAAGTATGAAAATGATATTCCCATCTCAAAGCAAAGCAGAGCAATTGTATTCCACATGTCAAAGCAAAAATATAGGTTTTACATGACTTTTTACCTTCTCAAATGGTCATTTTTCAACTACATTAGAAAACAAAGTTATAAATCATTTTGAAGACACAAAAAGGATCAggtttcaaaatttctcaaccaactCGTCGAACAAAATGATTCAAAGCCTCTGTTCATCAATACCCATCAAAAGTCCTCCTTCAATTTTAGGAGCTTCAAAATTATCTACAGATTAGTTCGAAATCAATAGCTTGAATCTATTTGGCATACAGCAGGTTGAATCTACTCTCAGAAAATAATCGCATCCCCCCAGAATCCATTTTGCCCCAACAATTGCTTCTATTTACAGGAACAAATAAGAAAACCTAGCAACAATCTGCATCAAGTTTTAACCACACCACGGTCACACCACATTTCATGATTACTAGTATTAATATATCTGCCATCTGGACACAAAAATTAGTTTTAGTCTCAAACATTACTATACTAATACCTTCAAGTTTTGTAGCGAGTAATTGCCCGAAATTGCCAGTAAAATTCCTGAAATTATGAATGTAAGAACGCGCGTGCAGCTCATAAAAATTGGTAATAAAACCCAAAAACTGACCAATTAAACAACCTAAATTCCTATATATCCGGACTTAAACCATGACCACTCCTAGCGGAATATTGTCCTAGCAAATCATTAAGTATTCTGCGTCGCACAGCCAAAGTCTACCATATGATCGAGTAATAATACCAGACAACCTAACCTAATTGAATGTCAGCTGGTAGTTCACCTCCTAAGTTTGTTGTCACATAATTATAATAGACAAGCACCCTAACCCAATTAAATGGCAGCTCACAGTTCACTACCTGCGCTTGTTGGCACATATACATAGAATGATATTATTGCTTTCGGGATCAAAGCACATTATACTTGAAAGAGGATgtacacctttttttttttttttggtccttTTCTTTCCTTCACTGTTGGCAAAACAAATTTAGGTTAGGAAGAGGCTACTCTCCAACTAAAGCCTCGTTGAACCACCACCAAGCCCACGATGTAAGAGGCCAACTTCCAATCTAGCTGCTAATCACATAAAAATTATGAGAGTGGACAGATGCCACTGGTCTCAAGGTTTCCACCTTGAAGAATCCGCAGGCATCCGTCGATGGCCGTTTTGGACTGATATTGGTCCCTTATGATCGTCAGCGTATTGGTGGACCCACGGATCCCACCGTTTTCACTAATGGTGGCAGCACTAGTCTTATCCCAGATACCTACCAATATTTGAGATTATTGAGGCTTGAACTTTGGTGTAGGTTTCACTCAAATCCGGACCTTTTCAATCTGGCCAATCCCCTTGAGGATGTACACCTACTCTAGACCCTTCTATAAATGCATATGTGTGTGCGTGCACGTTAGAGCTCAACCCAATATCCAATTGATCTTCTTCAAGTTTGTTGATCTACTATGGCAAATTCAAACTCAGTGAAAGTAGTTGAGGTTTGTAAGGTGGCTCCGCTTCCAAGCTCACCGGACTCAATCACATCAGAACAGTACCCTTTAACCTTATTTGATCTACTCTGGTTAAGGTTTTTACCTGTTGAACCCGtttatttctatgaaataccTCCCACCTCTAACCCCCATATCTTCTATGATTCCATACTTCCCAAACTAAaagcctccctctctcttacCCTCCAACACTTTCTCCCTCTCGCCGGAAACCTAACTTGGCCCCAACACTCCCCCAAACCCATTCTCAGCTACGTCCATGGCGACTCAGTTTCACTTACAGTAGCCGAATCCAATGCCGATAATTTTCCCCACCTTTCGAGTAATGACTTTGTTGAAGCCAAGGACTACCATCCTCTTATTCCCCTACTGGAAGTTGCTGATGAACGAGCCGCGGCCATGGCAATACAAATCACTCTGTTCCGAAACCGTGGCTTTTCCATTGGAACGACGATGCACCATGCCGTCCTGGACGGCAAAAACTCATGCTCGTTTTTCAAAGCATGGGCTCACATATGCAAACAAGAAACTGGAATCggatcatcatcttcttctattTCACTACCGGATAACCTCAACCCATTTCACGACCGAATGGCCATCCACGACCCAAAGGGGCTCGGAGAACTCTACTCGAATGAGTACCTCAACCAGGGAGGACCGAACAACAGGAGTGTGACGCATAGCCGCCCACCTAAAGCTCTTCCCCAAGACCTAGTTCGAGGGACCTTCGATTTCACACGAGCAAATATTCAAACTCTTAGAGAGCATGTTGTGAAGACAACAAGGGTTGCTGATTTATCATCACTTCATTTGTCCACTTTTTCTCTAGGGTGTGCTTACACATGGATTTGCTTAGTCAAGGCCGAAGAAATAAAGGGAGAGAAGACGGCTATGATCTTCGGCGTGGACGCAAGGTCTCGCTTGGACCCTCCTGTACCGGACACCTATTTTGGAAACTGCGTAGTGGGCCGTGTAGCAGTGGCAGAAACGAAAGGCCTAAGCGGTGAAGATGGGTTGGTCGTGGCCGTAAAGGCAATCACTGAGGCTTTGAGGAGTTTGGACGACGGGGTTTTCAATGGGGCTGAGCTTTGGGTTTCAAAATTTCTCGACTTTTCTCTGTATGATAAGGTATATTCGATTGCGGGTTCACAGCGGTTTGAGGTTTACGGTACTGATTATGGATGGGGAAGACCAAGGAAGATCGAGCTCGTTTCGATAGATAAGACTGATGCGGTTTCTCTTATGGATAGCAAGAATGGTGGTGGAGCTGTTGAGGTTGGGTTGGCTTTGAAGAAACCACAAATGGAGGTTTTTGCATCTCTATTTGCCAAAGGTTTCTGAAGATCGATGCACTTACCTGATCTGACCCCAAGTTTGATCGCGTACGTACATGGCCGCATGGGTCTATTATTGAATCTTAGTGTGGTTTCCGTTGCTTATAATAATCTTTtcaccaaaaataaaataaaattatttgaaTAATTTTTCTCTAAACATTAACTGGGTGGCCAAAACTTGGTCTATCATTAGATCGGTAGGACCGTAGAAACAAACACACGGGCGCCAATTCCAAATGTTTAAGATTTTTCGGAAGTTACTGCACCTTATAAACGTGGGCAGTGACACATTGCAAAGTGTTTCTACCGTCCAGAATACCCCATgcaattttgtttattttttattttttaaaaagacGACAACTCGATTAATATGAAAGGATTACAATGTAAAGATACATATATAAAATGACAAAACTAATACAAAATGCAGTAGTGCAAAAGTAAACCTAATATATATACTATTACTCTATTAGATGTAATATCACATCTAATTAATGAAGCACCAGATATAATGTGAGATATTGAAAAAGGTACTGATAGTAAGCTTTAGCAtgaatctatactattattaagagaagaggttttgttagccaaaactgaaatttttgacaaatttaaccctgaaagattaaaaaactttgagaataaattaaatcagaaggataaatcatttttattaacaaaattaaaaacaaatgatttcacaaccctcacttttctctcccactattttctctctacaATAACTATCAGTGAATCTATTtcttctgcaataactacccactttttttttaaacgaaatttttttgtacacatgcagagcatatGATTGCAAACTAGTACTGATCTAAGTGGACCGTTCCGATCCCAAGCCTTGGCGTACGCTAGCTAGGTTTGCGTCAAGTGTAAATTTTTATCTACCACTTTTGCTACCTTACGTATATCTTTTGCATTTTACTTGGTGCAATAACTTCTTCATTGTTTTTTCATTCATATATTGACAAACTTACAATTAAGAAGTATAActtcttcaattttgtttttttttttttctttcatagaAAAAGATTAATCTTACTTCTTTCATTCTATGGTCAAGTACGAACAAAAAcaagtcaaaactcaaaagtacGAGAGGTATATCGCATGGCAGTAGTAGACAATCAGAAATTGTGTACCGCTTTACCCATTCCAACTCCCCCAAAAGTCCGACTTTTCCTTCATGACGATAAGGGGCTACATTTACTACTTTAACGCCAAAAAACAAATATAGGCCTTAGAAAAAAGACtggaaaattattttttataaatgaCGGAGACCAAAACGGAAAAGACTTCTGTTCATTAACTCGTTCCTACTTCAATCAGTTCCAAGCATACGTGTACTCCTTTCAGCCCTCTATCTACCTTTCAGCATCAGTAATAAGTTAATAACTAATAAGACCACAAACCATGAAGTGTATCAACTTCATTGGGATCCAAGGCTTGGATTTCCCAGGCATAAAAATAGCCCCGCCTCTCCCAATTTTAATAGTTGTTTACAAAGGCATTCTCGAAGGCTAGAGACAGTCAAAGTCTCATGTTTTGACACAAGTGTGTCATTACATAGTTATCCGCGCAACTTTCTCTGCGTGTTGATGTCATGTAAACAAAATCTCTGTGTGTTGGTCAGTTTTTCTAGTGTCTTGTCGTTGTGACTTGAATTTTCCAAAGCGTAAGGGATAGGAAATCAAAGAGATAGCAAGAGAGAGATGCAACTCGGGAGACTTATATATATGGATGTGTATAGTTAAAGCTTCTTCAATATCCAGTCTTTCTCGATCAATCTGAGGTGATGGCAAATTTATCAGTGAAGAAAGTTGAGGTCTGCAGGGTGGCACCAAAACCAGGTTCACCAGAGAACCAGTCACTTCCTCTAACATTCTTCGACTTATTGTGGCTCCGTTTTCAACCCGTAGAACGCCTCTACTTTTACCAAACCTCTTCCACCGATTCTGTACTTTCCAAACTCAAAACCTCCCTATCTCTCACTCTCCAACACTTCCTACCTCTCGCCGGAAACCTCACTTGGCCCCAAGACTCCCTCAAACCCGTTCTAAGCTACGTTCAAGGTGACGCCGTTTCACTCACCGTAGCTGAGTCCGATGTAGATTTCGACCACCTCATTAACAGTATCTTTCTTGCAGCCCAAGATTTCAGTCCTCTTGTTCCTCAGTTGGATGTGACTGATGAGCGAGCCGCGGCGATGGCATTGCAAATCACTGTCTATCCCAACCGCGGATTCTCCATCGGAACGACCATGCACCACGCAATCCTTGACGGCAAAACTTGGACCTCGTTTGTCAAAGCATGGGCTCATATATGCAAATATGAAGAAGCACAGGCACTGCCTTCGTCTTTGGTACCCTTCTACGACAGAAGGGTCGTCAAGGACCCGGCCGGGTTCGCAGAACTCTACTCCAGCCAACACCAAAACAAGGGCAGCCGGACCGACAACAGAAGCTTAAGCATTGCCTCCATCAGTAAAGATCGCAAGGCCCCAGATCAGGAAGACTCGATTCGTGGCATATTCGAGTTCACTCGCGCATTTATACAAACCCTTAGAGGGCATGTCACATCTAAAATGGCTTCTGATTCATCGCTCCATTTGTCAACTTTTTCTCTAGTCTCTGCCTACACATGGGTTTGTATGGTGAAGGCCGAAGAAATCAAAGGGGAGAAGACGGCTCTCATCATCGGGGCGGACTCCAGGTCCCGGTTGGACCCTCCAATACCTGCAACGTATTTTGGTAACTGCATAGTGGGTCGTGTAGCAGTTGCGGAAACAAAAGGGCTATTGGGTGAAGATGGACTGGTTGTAGCTGTGAGTGCAATTACAGAAGCTGTAAGAAGCTTGGAGAAAGGGCTTTTGGATGGGGCAGAGAATTGGGTTTCGAAATTTCTGGATTTTTCGCTGTATGGTAGGACATATTCGATTGCAGGGTCACATAGGTTTGAGGTTTATGATACCGACTTTGGATGGGGAAGGCCTAAAAGGGTTGACGTCATCTCCATTGATAAGACGGGAGCCATTTCTCTTTCGGATAGTAAGAATGGTGTTGGAGGTGTTGAGGTTGGATTGGTTTTGAAGAAACAGTATGCTGAGGCTTTTGATGCTCTGTTTGCTGGCCTAGTGCATTAGGATTGAGATTATGGACCAAGAAAACAAGGATTTGTCAATCACTATTATTCTTCGTTTTGTGTGCTTtcttgtaattattattattattatttttgagaATGTACCCAATAAAATTATTGATATTAATGAATAGTAATTTTCAAAATGTTTAAGAATCTAAGATAATTTGTTAGTATTGAATCTAAATGTTGAAACATAAAGGTTGTTTGATGCATCATCAAAGCAAGGGGAGTGCTAGGCTCACACTCACCTTGAGTGTGGATGAGCCACACTCACTCTCAGCCgtgttttctctctctatcaCTTACGCCGAGTaatagagagagatagagacgaTTGTTCTTCTTCCCTGTGTACAAATTGGTTGGTTCTGACTTGATATCCTTTGTACATATGCTGTGTAGTTGGTAGGTCATTTTTTAACCCTGATATGGTCCCCAAGGTGACCTTCAGTATGGCTTGGAATACTGTAGAGACTTTTAccaatttattttcaataataACAATACATTTGTGCTTTCTTTGAATCTCACATTAGCAATGAAACCAGTCCCAAATCGCGACTTCAGCCTGATTGAAGTTCCAATGCAGCGGAGCCTACCCTTTGCCATAATTCCTATCCGGTCACCTAATATGTCAGCTTCTTCCATTGAGTGAGTGGTCAGGACGATTGCACGACCTTTCTTTGCATCCTCTATGATGTCCCATACATGCATGTCTTCTAGAttgttgagagaaaattgcacacagtgagcgtaaatgtcacccaacataatttcactcgtattcatttagtgaatagagtttttattactttgggttcgacccattcaagacagaatgtgtcttttaattacaatcccttgttatagggaaacaccctttgattccatttatgaagaaaccaattgatgggttgtgtgtttgtttgtttttgcggctgcacccggatatttgatcgggttgcctacgtaccctcggagagggatcaagccactcgtagttcaagagttccaatgagtgaatgactcattggagggctttgattttggaattagaGTAGTGTTTGGGATGAATTTGGTTTAAGTGAACCAGGGATTCGATTTTGTGTATAAGACGCGGTTGTATCTAGATTAGTTTGtttctagattgcctacataccctttgcgggatcaaaccacatgtagttccggcttttgagatttaaatgggtagatgacccatttattttgaatttgtttggGGAAGGGTTTAAAGCCCTTGAATTTGGTTAGGACTttatttgtgtgatttggaatggatttgatttttgtggtgttgggagaatttgactggagtcaATGATTCATTTGGGACTAGCTGAATTTGATTGGTcgagtcagggattctgtttggagttgcggttgcatctagtgggtcgctagactgcctacataccctgtgaagggatTAAACCACTGTAGTTCATTAGGCTTGACTTTTCGGTTTTGTACCGACTTTTATGTTCGACGGAtgtgtataattttttttgaaccCGTCAAATAGACTTTTTGAGTGAGAACCCAATTTGGGAGAGTGTTCGCCAATTTTGATTTGGACACTCATCATGCTGAGCTGTGCAGTGAACTTTGTGTTACTTCGCGGGAACTATGGTGATCTGCTTCAAGTGAGTAATTGCTTTGGACACCCATCGAGACGAGCTTTGAGATTGGAGTCAAAGATTTGATGTGGACATTTGTAGAGTGGGCttgcttccatttttttttgtaggagACCCAACCGTGTTTGAGAATTGTTTGGCAAACTATTAAATTAATAGATATATTTATTTGA
Protein-coding regions in this window:
- the LOC133715791 gene encoding phenolic glucoside malonyltransferase 2-like gives rise to the protein MANSNSVKVVEVCKVAPLPSSPDSITSEQYPLTLFDLLWLRFLPVEPVYFYEIPPTSNPHIFYDSILPKLKASLSLTLQHFLPLAGNLTWPQHSPKPILSYVHGDSVSLTVAESNADNFPHLSSNDFVEAKDYHPLIPLLEVADERAAAMAIQITLFRNRGFSIGTTMHHAVLDGKNSCSFFKAWAHICKQETGIGSSSSSISLPDNLNPFHDRMAIHDPKGLGELYSNEYLNQGGPNNRSVTHSRPPKALPQDLVRGTFDFTRANIQTLREHVVKTTRVADLSSLHLSTFSLGCAYTWICLVKAEEIKGEKTAMIFGVDARSRLDPPVPDTYFGNCVVGRVAVAETKGLSGEDGLVVAVKAITEALRSLDDGVFNGAELWVSKFLDFSLYDKVYSIAGSQRFEVYGTDYGWGRPRKIELVSIDKTDAVSLMDSKNGGGAVEVGLALKKPQMEVFASLFAKGF
- the LOC133717699 gene encoding phenolic glucoside malonyltransferase 2-like; amino-acid sequence: MANLSVKKVEVCRVAPKPGSPENQSLPLTFFDLLWLRFQPVERLYFYQTSSTDSVLSKLKTSLSLTLQHFLPLAGNLTWPQDSLKPVLSYVQGDAVSLTVAESDVDFDHLINSIFLAAQDFSPLVPQLDVTDERAAAMALQITVYPNRGFSIGTTMHHAILDGKTWTSFVKAWAHICKYEEAQALPSSLVPFYDRRVVKDPAGFAELYSSQHQNKGSRTDNRSLSIASISKDRKAPDQEDSIRGIFEFTRAFIQTLRGHVTSKMASDSSLHLSTFSLVSAYTWVCMVKAEEIKGEKTALIIGADSRSRLDPPIPATYFGNCIVGRVAVAETKGLLGEDGLVVAVSAITEAVRSLEKGLLDGAENWVSKFLDFSLYGRTYSIAGSHRFEVYDTDFGWGRPKRVDVISIDKTGAISLSDSKNGVGGVEVGLVLKKQYAEAFDALFAGLVH